A part of Fimbriiglobus ruber genomic DNA contains:
- a CDS encoding alpha/beta hydrolase, giving the protein MNRFWITGLALPLAFAVAAAQAPQPRKGGGPIVLGPNDKAAFPAAPKGFDKKRDDIPHGTIEKVEYDSTTVGNKRKMLVYTPPGYTKETTYPVLYLLHGIGGDEEEWRRGGAPDVILDNLYADKKLTPMIVVMPNGRAQPNDRAEGNVFQHAKAFETFEGDLLKDVIPFVEKTYPVKKDRESRALAGLSMGGGQSLNFGLGHLDTFAWVGGFSSAPNTRSPEKLVPKPDEAAKMLKLLWISCGDKDGLINISQRTHAYLKEKNVPHVWHVDAGGHDFPVWKNDLYLFAQRLFR; this is encoded by the coding sequence ATGAACCGATTTTGGATCACCGGTCTTGCGTTGCCGCTCGCCTTTGCGGTTGCCGCGGCACAGGCGCCACAGCCCAGGAAGGGGGGTGGGCCGATCGTACTCGGGCCGAACGACAAGGCCGCCTTCCCGGCCGCCCCCAAGGGCTTCGACAAGAAACGCGACGACATTCCACACGGCACGATCGAGAAGGTGGAATACGATTCCACGACCGTCGGCAACAAGCGGAAGATGCTCGTCTACACCCCGCCCGGTTACACGAAAGAGACCACCTACCCCGTCCTCTACCTCCTGCACGGCATCGGCGGGGACGAGGAAGAGTGGCGGAGGGGTGGCGCGCCAGACGTTATCCTGGACAACCTCTACGCGGACAAGAAACTGACGCCGATGATCGTCGTCATGCCGAACGGCCGGGCGCAACCGAACGACCGCGCGGAGGGCAACGTCTTCCAACACGCCAAGGCGTTCGAGACGTTCGAGGGCGATTTGCTGAAGGACGTCATCCCGTTCGTCGAAAAGACCTACCCCGTCAAGAAGGACCGCGAGAGCCGTGCCCTCGCGGGGCTCTCGATGGGCGGCGGGCAGTCCCTGAACTTCGGGCTGGGCCACCTCGACACGTTCGCGTGGGTCGGCGGCTTCTCTTCCGCCCCGAACACGCGGTCGCCCGAGAAGCTGGTGCCGAAGCCGGACGAGGCGGCCAAAATGCTGAAGCTCCTTTGGATTTCCTGCGGCGACAAGGACGGGCTCATCAACATCAGCCAGCGGACGCATGCCTATCTGAAAGAAAAGAACGTGCCCCACGTCTGGCACGTCGACGCCGGCGGGCACGACTTCCCGGTCTGGAAAAACGATCTGTATTTGTTCGCGCAGCGGCTCTTCCGGTGA
- a CDS encoding DUF1501 domain-containing protein, protein MTLNPLPAARSSRRGFLWQVGGGFGGVALAHLLARDAAAGPDRPRPEFNGGLHHKAKVRRVIQLFMNGGASPMDTFDYKPELARLHGQKLGPKERPEGFTGDAGALMKSPFEFKKHGQSGRWVSTVFPHQAKCVDEIAFFMAMASKTNVHGQGSYMMNTGFLLPGFPCAGAWISYGLGALADNLPAFVVLPDARGLPYNNQGNFSAAFLPAKHQGVVIGAGANPPVPDLFADPKFKTATPTADKDGLALLDQFNRAHAAADPTDTRLEARIASYELAAKMQVAAPEAFDLARETKETRAAYGADEKPTEDFGRRCLLARRLVERGVRFVQVWSGPDGPSANWDNHANIQTELPAIAATVDKPIAALLRDLKQRGLFEDTLVVWSTEFGRTPFAQGSVGRDHNGGTFVTWLAGAGVKAGATYGKSDDWGWQAAEGKTYSYDLHATMLHLMGIDHERLTFRHNGVDRRLTDVHGHVVRDVLA, encoded by the coding sequence ATGACCCTGAATCCCCTTCCTGCCGCTCGTTCGTCGCGCCGCGGCTTCCTCTGGCAGGTCGGCGGAGGCTTCGGCGGGGTCGCGCTCGCCCACCTGCTCGCGCGGGACGCGGCCGCCGGCCCGGACCGCCCGCGGCCCGAGTTCAACGGCGGGCTGCACCACAAGGCGAAGGTCCGCCGCGTCATCCAGCTGTTCATGAACGGCGGCGCGAGCCCGATGGACACGTTCGATTACAAGCCGGAACTCGCCCGGCTGCACGGCCAGAAGCTCGGCCCCAAGGAGCGGCCGGAAGGATTCACCGGGGACGCCGGCGCGCTGATGAAGAGCCCGTTTGAATTCAAAAAACACGGGCAGAGCGGGCGGTGGGTGAGTACCGTTTTCCCACACCAGGCCAAGTGCGTGGACGAGATAGCGTTTTTCATGGCGATGGCGTCCAAGACGAACGTCCACGGCCAGGGCAGCTACATGATGAACACCGGGTTCCTGCTGCCCGGGTTCCCGTGCGCCGGGGCGTGGATCTCCTACGGCCTCGGCGCGCTGGCCGACAACCTGCCGGCGTTCGTCGTCCTGCCGGACGCCCGCGGGCTGCCGTACAACAACCAGGGCAACTTCTCGGCCGCATTCCTCCCCGCCAAGCACCAGGGCGTCGTCATCGGCGCGGGGGCGAACCCGCCCGTCCCCGACCTGTTCGCCGACCCGAAGTTCAAGACCGCCACCCCGACCGCGGACAAGGACGGGCTCGCCCTCCTCGATCAATTCAACCGCGCCCACGCGGCCGCCGACCCGACCGACACCCGCCTCGAAGCCCGGATCGCGTCCTACGAACTGGCGGCCAAGATGCAGGTCGCGGCCCCCGAAGCGTTCGACCTCGCACGGGAAACGAAGGAAACCCGGGCGGCTTACGGGGCGGACGAGAAGCCGACCGAGGATTTCGGCCGCCGCTGTCTGCTCGCCCGCCGGCTGGTCGAGCGCGGCGTGCGGTTCGTCCAGGTCTGGAGCGGGCCGGACGGGCCGAGTGCGAACTGGGACAATCACGCGAACATCCAGACGGAACTCCCCGCGATCGCGGCGACGGTAGACAAGCCGATCGCGGCCCTACTCCGCGACCTCAAGCAGCGGGGCTTGTTCGAAGACACGCTCGTCGTGTGGAGTACGGAGTTCGGCCGCACGCCGTTCGCGCAGGGCTCGGTCGGCCGGGACCACAACGGCGGGACGTTCGTGACGTGGCTGGCGGGAGCCGGGGTCAAGGCCGGCGCGACATACGGCAAGAGCGACGACTGGGGCTGGCAGGCGGCCGAGGGGAAAACGTACTCCTACGACCTGCACGCGACGATGCTGCACCTGATGGGCATCGACCACGAACGGCTCACCTTCCGGCACAACGGCGTCGACCGCCGGCTCACCGACGTCCACGGCCACGTCGTCCGCGACGTGTTGGCGTGA